A portion of the Acidisarcina polymorpha genome contains these proteins:
- a CDS encoding single-stranded DNA-binding protein: MFNKVILIGRLGQNAEAKTAQNKNEYVILSIATQESWKNEKGEYDTRTEWHRVYAWRNLAKFASNLQKGQLISVEGKLKYREVESDDPADGADDE; the protein is encoded by the coding sequence ATGTTCAACAAGGTCATTCTCATCGGCCGACTCGGACAGAACGCAGAAGCCAAAACCGCCCAGAACAAGAACGAGTACGTCATCCTCTCGATCGCCACCCAGGAGAGCTGGAAGAACGAGAAAGGCGAGTACGACACCCGCACCGAATGGCATCGCGTCTATGCCTGGAGGAATCTCGCCAAGTTCGCCAGCAACCTCCAGAAAGGGCAGCTGATCAGCGTAGAGGGGAAGTTGAAATACCGCGAGGTCGAAAGCGACGATCCAGCCGACGGGGCCGACGACGAGTAG
- a CDS encoding DUF2235 domain-containing protein: protein MMSKKIIVCADGTWNTPHGPAEMRTDTNVRKLYMLLREDPSQLKYYDSGVGTDGTPFEHFFGGAMGTGLFQKVQDGYAFLSYVWDPGDEIFVFGFSRGAYTARSLAGMIALFGVPTRNLDNQTVKRIFDVYRIADASERKAAKAPLVGEYGLTDVDVRMVGVWDTVGALGIPGHLFTGFDQDKYGFLDTSLSPCVKNAYQAVSIDERRSQFTPTLWTNADGSPRDNDAQLQQVWFPGVHCDVGGSYSECELSNITLRWMVDNARSCGLQFNESELEKCLAPKPFNPLGQAHDEWKFIPWGPPRHRTVPKNAVLANTLKLRVDGMQPQYKPENLDQPLETYKEVQIIPAGEL from the coding sequence ATGATGAGTAAGAAGATTATTGTCTGTGCGGATGGCACGTGGAACACGCCACATGGTCCGGCCGAGATGAGGACCGATACAAACGTCCGCAAGCTCTATATGCTCCTCCGAGAAGACCCGTCGCAGCTAAAGTATTACGACAGTGGCGTGGGAACCGATGGCACTCCGTTCGAACATTTTTTTGGTGGAGCCATGGGCACCGGGCTGTTTCAGAAGGTTCAAGACGGCTACGCCTTCCTTTCATACGTCTGGGATCCGGGCGACGAGATCTTTGTCTTCGGATTCAGTCGTGGAGCCTATACGGCTCGCAGTCTTGCCGGCATGATCGCCCTCTTCGGCGTCCCGACCAGGAACCTGGATAATCAGACAGTCAAACGCATCTTTGATGTTTACAGAATCGCTGACGCTAGCGAACGGAAGGCTGCAAAGGCTCCACTCGTCGGCGAATATGGTTTAACGGATGTTGATGTGCGCATGGTTGGTGTCTGGGACACAGTCGGCGCACTCGGTATTCCAGGTCATCTATTCACTGGTTTCGACCAGGACAAATACGGCTTTCTTGATACAAGCTTAAGTCCTTGTGTGAAAAATGCCTATCAAGCCGTCTCGATTGACGAACGCCGTTCTCAGTTCACTCCAACCCTTTGGACAAACGCTGATGGTAGTCCAAGAGACAACGATGCGCAGCTGCAGCAGGTTTGGTTCCCTGGGGTTCACTGCGATGTAGGAGGAAGCTATTCAGAGTGCGAGCTTTCCAACATAACCTTGCGTTGGATGGTCGACAACGCGAGGTCTTGTGGGCTGCAGTTCAATGAGAGCGAGCTTGAAAAATGTCTCGCGCCAAAGCCCTTTAATCCCTTGGGCCAGGCACACGATGAATGGAAGTTTATACCTTGGGGGCCGCCCAGACATCGCACCGTGCCTAAGAATGCGGTCCTTGCAAATACGTTGAAACTTCGGGTCGACGGCATGCAGCCACAATATAAACCGGAGAACCTGGATCAGCCGCTTGAAACTTACAAGGAAGTGCAGATCATCCCCGCTGGCGAGCTGTGA
- a CDS encoding tyrosine-type recombinase/integrase translates to MKEQANDLLNAPSPKTLSGTRDRAVLALLLGCGLRRAELLRIDVKDLQQREGRWVLPDMAGKGGRVRTVTIPAGVKSRIDAWPQAYGITEGALFRPITKAGVLALPYRCSETFCVGLSRTSSTVGQNRNLYRSDGRTGLGAAWLRRIVCRLLPERASDRNWGECRACSITRRPLSQPCFGRYYGLHRSQKRLV, encoded by the coding sequence ATGAAGGAGCAGGCCAACGATCTGCTCAACGCTCCCAGCCCGAAGACCCTGAGCGGAACTCGCGACCGGGCGGTCCTCGCCCTGCTGCTCGGCTGCGGGCTGCGCCGGGCGGAATTGCTCCGGATCGATGTGAAGGACCTGCAGCAGCGGGAGGGCCGCTGGGTGCTGCCCGACATGGCAGGCAAGGGAGGCCGGGTCCGGACCGTGACCATACCGGCCGGGGTGAAGAGCCGCATCGACGCCTGGCCCCAGGCGTACGGGATCACCGAAGGCGCGCTCTTCCGCCCGATCACGAAAGCAGGGGTCCTCGCTTTACCGTACCGTTGTTCGGAAACTTTCTGCGTCGGGTTATCCCGGACATCAAGCACCGTAGGCCAAAACAGGAATCTCTATAGGAGTGACGGTCGAACTGGGCTGGGCGCCGCATGGCTCCGCCGCATCGTGTGTCGCCTGCTGCCTGAGCGGGCAAGCGATAGGAATTGGGGTGAATGCCGTGCTTGCAGCATAACAAGGCGACCTCTTTCCCAGCCATGTTTTGGTCGCTACTACGGTTTGCACCGGAGCCAGAAGAGGTTGGTGTGA
- a CDS encoding alpha-L-arabinofuranosidase C-terminal domain-containing protein has translation MNRRQFFLTSLAAAAAGPLGAAETPLLTLDDRGSSGKPQVTVLVVDTDRVSTPISDGIYGQFLEHINHSIEDGLFAEQIRGAGFEGEDFKTYWLPFADHGEVELADVAFNNGIRCVRLRIAGGHAGVRQGRVFLEENVRYDGWVWMKLESGSPDIELRVTGPDGKAMAMQPLKITGSDWQEVPFSFTSFRREEQASVEIVANGKGTLLLDFVSLMRADARRDGKLRPDLFQSLQGLHPSFVRWPGGSYASTYKWKECIGPYASRGYHPNMYWGGYSGYGGFGTDEFLGLCSKLKCEPLIVLACPDTKPESVQYAMDWVRYLNGAPTSEMGRLRAANGHAEPYGVKLFQIDNEPMNNGFTPEQYAEIVNLYGTEIRKLVSEARIVACGQKRSSDMDWSEKVVDLAGDNFDILGCHNYEYEPENYQSGLPRLQNYLTKLIDYVRASKHPHIEVAALEWSLQHTYDWRAGLHAAGSLIMYEELGPGLTMTCPALLMRNTTDDPKWTSSIYHNHVTWFPGGSYPVERLFREHYAERYLASAMGSFEDVPDRSQLFDKISTAIPSGWTEGAMDAIATASADGMRVVIKTVNYGPRRNTLLVHLQGQNLPERAKAKLYTIAAPVNATASFDRPDIFTPLTKSIPYAKNFSVDVDPYSVAVVEIQAE, from the coding sequence ATGAATCGACGTCAGTTTTTCTTGACCTCTCTCGCTGCTGCTGCCGCCGGACCGCTCGGCGCTGCCGAAACACCGCTCTTGACCCTTGATGATCGAGGATCATCGGGGAAACCACAAGTAACCGTACTGGTGGTCGACACCGATCGCGTGTCGACGCCGATCAGCGATGGCATCTATGGACAATTCCTGGAGCATATCAACCATTCCATCGAGGATGGGCTCTTTGCCGAGCAGATTCGCGGAGCGGGCTTTGAAGGGGAAGATTTCAAGACATATTGGCTGCCATTTGCTGATCATGGCGAGGTGGAGCTTGCTGACGTTGCATTTAATAACGGGATACGCTGTGTCCGGCTTCGCATCGCTGGCGGCCATGCGGGTGTTCGCCAGGGGCGAGTCTTTCTGGAAGAAAATGTACGGTATGACGGTTGGGTGTGGATGAAGCTCGAGAGCGGGTCGCCGGACATAGAGCTTCGCGTGACTGGGCCGGACGGCAAAGCGATGGCGATGCAGCCTTTAAAGATAACCGGGAGCGATTGGCAGGAGGTCCCATTCAGTTTCACCAGCTTCCGACGAGAGGAACAGGCAAGCGTTGAAATTGTTGCAAATGGAAAGGGCACACTGCTCCTTGACTTCGTATCGTTGATGCGAGCCGATGCGCGGCGGGATGGCAAGCTCCGGCCAGACTTGTTCCAATCGCTGCAAGGCCTTCATCCTTCTTTTGTTCGGTGGCCTGGTGGGTCATATGCTTCGACTTACAAATGGAAGGAATGCATCGGGCCATATGCTTCTCGGGGGTATCACCCGAACATGTATTGGGGAGGCTACTCAGGATACGGAGGTTTCGGTACCGATGAGTTTCTGGGGCTTTGCAGCAAGCTCAAATGCGAGCCGCTGATCGTGCTCGCGTGCCCGGATACAAAGCCGGAAAGCGTGCAGTACGCGATGGACTGGGTGAGATACCTGAACGGTGCTCCCACATCGGAGATGGGAAGATTGCGCGCCGCGAACGGACATGCGGAGCCATATGGAGTAAAGCTTTTTCAGATCGACAACGAGCCCATGAACAATGGATTTACTCCCGAACAATATGCAGAAATCGTAAATCTTTACGGCACCGAGATACGGAAGCTAGTCTCTGAAGCAAGGATTGTGGCCTGTGGGCAGAAGCGTTCCAGTGACATGGATTGGAGTGAGAAGGTAGTCGACCTGGCTGGCGACAACTTTGACATACTTGGTTGCCACAACTACGAATACGAGCCGGAAAACTACCAAAGCGGATTGCCTCGCCTACAAAACTACCTGACAAAGCTAATTGACTACGTACGGGCTTCGAAACATCCTCATATCGAAGTCGCGGCATTGGAATGGAGCCTTCAGCACACCTACGACTGGCGGGCAGGTCTGCATGCGGCGGGCAGCTTGATCATGTATGAAGAACTAGGTCCGGGGTTGACGATGACCTGCCCGGCGCTCCTGATGCGGAATACGACCGACGATCCAAAATGGACATCGTCGATCTATCACAACCATGTGACGTGGTTCCCTGGGGGTAGTTATCCCGTCGAAAGGCTCTTTCGTGAGCATTACGCTGAACGCTATCTCGCATCCGCGATGGGAAGTTTTGAAGACGTCCCGGATCGAAGCCAGTTATTCGACAAGATCTCCACGGCAATACCGAGCGGCTGGACAGAGGGGGCCATGGACGCGATCGCTACGGCCAGCGCGGATGGTATGCGCGTAGTGATCAAGACTGTGAATTACGGTCCAAGGCGCAATACGCTGCTGGTTCATCTCCAGGGTCAGAACTTACCGGAACGAGCAAAAGCAAAGCTGTACACGATTGCGGCCCCGGTGAATGCCACGGCTTCATTCGACCGTCCAGATATATTTACACCACTGACCAAATCCATACCATATGCCAAGAACTTTTCCGTCGATGTCGATCCATACTCCGTGGCAGTCGTCGAGATTCAAGCCGAGTAA
- a CDS encoding 2-keto-3-deoxygluconate permease translates to MRINIKRAVESVPGGMMIIPLICGAVVTTAAPHLAETLRIIHGRAVYGRAAYSRGFLRLRG, encoded by the coding sequence ATGCGAATCAATATTAAGCGAGCGGTGGAGAGTGTGCCCGGTGGAATGATGATCATCCCGCTGATCTGCGGCGCCGTCGTTACAACTGCCGCACCCCATCTGGCTGAAACCCTTCGGATCATTCACGGGCGCGCTGTTTACGGGCGCGCTGCCTATTCTCGCGGTTTTCTTCGTTTGCGTGGGTAG
- a CDS encoding 2-keto-3-deoxygluconate permease translates to MLAVFFVCVGSTISIGTIPRALRRGGALLATKVALGICAGLLLGNLIGEQPIRVGWFAGVSALAVVAAINDTNGGLYIALMGEFGRPEDAGAYSMMALESGPFFTMVTLGIAGLSGFPWQTLVGAILPLAAGVTLGNLDPDLRDFLSKAMPALIPPPSIDDQESSKVGQCNR, encoded by the coding sequence ATTCTCGCGGTTTTCTTCGTTTGCGTGGGTAGCACGATATCCATCGGTACTATCCCTCGCGCGCTTCGTCGTGGGGGAGCGCTTCTGGCGACCAAGGTTGCGCTCGGAATCTGTGCGGGCCTCCTACTCGGGAATTTGATCGGCGAACAACCCATTCGGGTTGGCTGGTTCGCCGGCGTCTCCGCGCTGGCTGTCGTCGCCGCAATCAACGACACAAACGGAGGCCTCTACATAGCTCTTATGGGGGAATTTGGAAGGCCCGAAGATGCCGGCGCCTACTCGATGATGGCGCTAGAGTCGGGACCATTTTTCACCATGGTGACTTTGGGGATCGCCGGATTGTCTGGCTTTCCCTGGCAGACCTTGGTCGGCGCAATCTTGCCGCTCGCCGCAGGTGTCACTCTTGGCAATCTTGATCCCGATCTGCGCGATTTCCTGAGCAAAGCGATGCCGGCTCTCATCCCTCCTCCTTCAATCGACGATCAGGAGTCCTCAAAAGTGGGGCAATGTAATCGCTGA
- a CDS encoding SDR family NAD(P)-dependent oxidoreductase, with product MAGSGTVIVTGGSKGIGVAVVQSFLDRGYAVVATARNASGSPFASSPNLALVDGDISKAAAAKAVAEVAISRFGSIDHLVANAGIFIGKPFLEYIEEDYRALTSTNLEGFFHIAKLAVKQMLTQGRGGSVISITAASVDSSNADSPNSVPMFTKGALNAATLALAAEFAKQDIRFNAVAPGIVDTPMHANNPKDFLKTLCRWAGSRHPRMLRMA from the coding sequence ATGGCAGGCAGTGGAACCGTAATCGTCACAGGTGGCTCAAAAGGAATCGGGGTTGCTGTTGTTCAATCTTTTCTGGACCGCGGCTATGCCGTCGTAGCAACAGCCCGAAACGCAAGCGGCTCCCCTTTTGCCAGTTCACCAAACCTGGCTTTGGTGGATGGCGACATTAGCAAAGCGGCAGCCGCGAAGGCCGTGGCCGAAGTGGCCATCTCGCGGTTTGGCTCTATCGACCATCTTGTCGCGAACGCCGGCATCTTCATTGGGAAGCCTTTCCTTGAGTACATCGAGGAAGATTATCGCGCACTCACCTCGACCAACCTCGAAGGCTTTTTCCATATCGCGAAACTCGCTGTCAAGCAGATGCTGACGCAGGGCAGGGGCGGTAGTGTCATCAGTATTACCGCAGCTTCTGTCGACAGCTCTAATGCCGATTCGCCAAATTCCGTGCCTATGTTCACTAAGGGCGCGCTCAACGCAGCGACTCTTGCTCTCGCGGCGGAGTTCGCGAAGCAGGACATCCGCTTCAACGCTGTTGCCCCGGGCATCGTGGACACGCCAATGCACGCGAATAACCCGAAAGACTTCTTGAAGACGCTTTGCCGATGGGCCGGATCTCGTCACCCCAGGATGTTGCGGATGGCGTGA
- a CDS encoding FG-GAP repeat domain-containing protein, whose amino-acid sequence MPLNKHLVAAVILLAASSSCIRTFGQHPNRKPAAGNGPDGVPQATFLVHRLGSDHAEGITTIDMNGDGRPDLLSGSYWYENPGPIGGEWKRHQYRTVEIVGEFVSDCGEWTVDVNKDGAPDVVTTGWMTNGVYWYENPKKPDVMWQRHKIADSIDTEGGAFADINGDGKPDLALGHYNHSGILWIDFSGPEPRVHHLGDEHQDGHGIGIADIDGDGKADVLTPFGWFKNIDANHDKWEWHSDWDLADAGFPIIGYDVNNDGRLDLIYGQGHGYGLYWLEQQGDATHRTWVKHIIDESFSQSHALALVDIDGDGEPELLTGKRYRGHNGTDPGSYDPLVVYYYKIDRKTGRFTRYPISVNGTAAVGSHFIVQDLDGDGDLDLATAGKTGVHYYENLMINTVPKTTREEQLFLNKDWPFPGEGEVVPWDNGPPKPKK is encoded by the coding sequence TTGCCTCTGAATAAACATCTGGTCGCAGCCGTAATCCTGCTCGCTGCTTCTTCATCTTGCATCAGAACTTTCGGCCAGCATCCGAATCGCAAGCCCGCTGCTGGAAACGGCCCCGATGGAGTTCCGCAAGCCACTTTCCTTGTTCATCGCTTAGGCAGCGACCATGCCGAAGGGATTACCACCATCGATATGAACGGCGACGGCCGTCCAGATCTGCTTAGCGGTTCATACTGGTACGAAAACCCCGGACCCATTGGGGGCGAATGGAAGCGTCATCAATACCGCACCGTAGAGATCGTCGGCGAGTTCGTCTCCGACTGCGGCGAATGGACAGTCGACGTCAACAAAGACGGTGCGCCCGACGTCGTCACTACGGGATGGATGACCAACGGCGTCTACTGGTACGAGAATCCGAAGAAGCCCGATGTCATGTGGCAGCGCCACAAAATCGCCGATAGCATCGACACTGAGGGCGGCGCCTTCGCCGACATCAACGGTGACGGCAAGCCTGACCTCGCCCTTGGACACTACAACCACTCCGGCATCCTCTGGATCGACTTTTCCGGCCCCGAGCCCAGGGTCCATCACCTCGGCGACGAACATCAGGATGGCCACGGCATCGGCATCGCCGATATCGACGGCGACGGCAAGGCCGATGTTCTCACCCCCTTCGGATGGTTCAAAAACATTGACGCCAACCACGATAAGTGGGAGTGGCATAGCGACTGGGACCTTGCGGACGCTGGCTTTCCCATCATCGGCTACGACGTCAACAACGATGGCCGGCTCGATCTCATCTACGGCCAGGGCCATGGGTACGGTTTGTATTGGCTCGAGCAGCAGGGCGACGCCACTCACCGTACTTGGGTCAAACACATCATCGATGAATCCTTCTCCCAGAGTCACGCACTTGCGCTCGTAGATATCGACGGCGATGGAGAGCCCGAACTGCTCACCGGCAAGCGCTATCGCGGCCACAATGGCACTGACCCCGGCTCCTACGATCCGCTGGTTGTCTACTACTACAAGATTGATCGCAAGACCGGTAGGTTCACTCGCTACCCGATCTCAGTGAACGGCACTGCTGCAGTCGGGTCCCACTTCATCGTGCAGGACCTCGACGGCGACGGCGATCTCGATCTCGCGACCGCCGGCAAGACCGGAGTTCACTACTACGAAAACCTCATGATTAATACGGTCCCGAAGACGACCCGTGAAGAGCAACTCTTCCTCAACAAAGATTGGCCATTCCCGGGCGAAGGAGAGGTCGTTCCCTGGGACAACGGCCCACCAAAACCGAAGAAGTAG
- a CDS encoding alpha/beta fold hydrolase, with the protein MRVRGAVPRHKTVFRLLLLIAACCSGSSSQSSSLRWNTLPPTPAPVSGLKRTSVHIRGISLFYSDTLGSFPGRPPVILLHGGLANSDYWGNQIRALMPGHRVLAIDSRGHGRSTRDSRPYGYDLMADDVIALMDKLHIAQADFVGWSDGAILSLDLAIRYPARVRRVFCFAANTRTAGLIPDGDKSANFSRFTTRAGEEYRRLSSTPGEYSAFVEQISHMWDTQPDWRDAQLTSIAARVLVADGDHDEVIRRDHTEYIARTIPGAGLLILPNTSHFAFLQDPVLFNAAMLDFLDRP; encoded by the coding sequence ATGCGAGTTCGAGGTGCGGTACCGCGACACAAGACAGTCTTTCGGCTGCTTCTCCTGATTGCTGCCTGCTGTAGCGGGTCCTCCTCACAGAGTAGCTCGCTGCGGTGGAACACTCTGCCTCCGACTCCGGCACCAGTGAGCGGACTGAAGAGGACGAGCGTTCACATCCGGGGGATTTCGCTGTTCTATAGCGACACACTTGGGAGTTTCCCCGGCCGACCACCAGTGATCCTGCTCCACGGAGGCCTTGCAAACTCTGATTACTGGGGCAACCAGATACGGGCGCTGATGCCCGGTCATCGTGTGCTCGCAATCGACAGTCGAGGTCATGGACGCAGCACACGCGACAGCCGACCGTACGGCTACGATCTGATGGCCGACGACGTGATAGCACTGATGGACAAACTCCATATCGCGCAGGCAGACTTCGTTGGCTGGAGTGACGGCGCTATCCTGTCGCTCGATCTGGCGATTCGGTATCCGGCGCGCGTCCGACGCGTTTTCTGCTTTGCGGCAAATACGCGGACCGCCGGCCTAATTCCGGACGGAGACAAGAGTGCGAACTTCTCGCGATTCACGACGCGCGCCGGTGAGGAATACCGCAGACTCTCTTCCACACCGGGTGAATACAGCGCGTTTGTCGAGCAGATCAGCCACATGTGGGACACGCAGCCGGACTGGAGGGACGCCCAGCTGACGTCCATAGCCGCCCGTGTCCTGGTTGCGGACGGAGATCACGATGAGGTCATTCGCCGGGATCACACCGAGTACATCGCGCGCACCATCCCGGGCGCAGGTCTGCTCATCTTGCCGAATACCAGCCATTTCGCGTTTCTGCAGGATCCGGTTCTGTTCAATGCCGCCATGCTTGATTTTCTTGACAGACCGTAG
- a CDS encoding TonB-dependent receptor: MATPRMAFSQTTTADVIGNVLDGTGSSVPGVAVTLTNLDTRETFQSTTNEAGAYVFNLLKPGRYELSMSDPNFKTFTVAPFNLSAGDRAREDGKLEVGNQSETVVVNSGAPSLQTDTSLLTNTISAAATQDLPLNARNYIALAQLTPGANEGPQNGLHSGTRPDDRRITSSVSINGQTEVITDQMVDGMDNNERVIGTIGIRPSVDAIQEIRVESNSYTAEAGRTAGGIVNVITKAGTDQFHGTAFEFLRNTALDAYPFQFGAHLPKQSLHQNQFGGSLGGPILHNRTFFFGAYEGFRLAQAQNPSTVTVPTAFERANPGNFSDQGGPAAIPNIDPVGLQYFNLFPAPTSSAVSNNYTTTSFNTQNSDTADARVDHRISPNDLFYARYSYNRTTTTVGGLFPAVTVGSLTVQPGGNIGGYFGPAHDNAQNGAMDYVHIFSPVLLLEAQTSYTNIRLAAIQQNNGTNAATAFGLPNVNIDGNTSGLSPVSISGYGSLGDGTSLPIIYVNNIFQYQAALTYTHGNHNVKFGGGLIRRQASSAQSGTGEGEWTFTTNTGTPQYSSLVNLLQGNYGTVTRNYSLVVPHYRTWEPHAYVQDDWHATPTLTLNLGIRYDVFTPFTEVHNNISNFDPVAAKIIVAGQDGVSATVNIPTDYSNLAPRVGFSKRIGQSMVLRGGFGFSFVPENVASGASLKNQPFVYSYGAYTQSTAPAGFSQFRDGLPIPAAVSAANPVGSIPAIEQPNFRSTYVEQFNLTGERDFAGNVVRISYVGMLPRHMVEKIPDFNAPALNTYYANHTINYNSLRPYYSALPLVTSMPIIESNGQGSYNALQVSFDRRPKAGLTVGANYTYARNLDDALATSVNGTDGYGVIPSQIAIIDYGNSDLDQRHRVNASVNYLLPFGRKLSGFKGVLAKGWQLNGIGVWGKGLPFTPLNVTNVAGNNPGSSGSDRPDQLRPARISNPTIARFFDTTAFVAQAPGTLGTERRNSLYGPNFRHIDLSLFKNFPIYERLNAQFRAEAFNVLNMANFGNPNLTLGTSSFGTITSLNNNYNPRLIQFALKLNF, from the coding sequence TTGGCCACACCCCGGATGGCCTTTAGCCAAACAACCACGGCCGACGTCATCGGCAACGTGTTGGATGGCACAGGTTCGTCTGTTCCGGGTGTCGCGGTCACCCTCACCAACCTCGATACCAGAGAAACCTTCCAGTCCACGACCAATGAGGCGGGCGCCTATGTCTTCAACCTGCTCAAGCCTGGTCGTTATGAGCTGAGCATGTCGGATCCCAACTTCAAGACATTTACAGTCGCACCATTCAATCTCTCGGCCGGTGATCGTGCCCGCGAGGATGGAAAGCTTGAGGTGGGGAACCAAAGTGAAACCGTGGTTGTGAACAGCGGGGCGCCCAGCCTACAGACTGATACTTCTTTGCTGACGAATACGATATCGGCGGCGGCCACCCAGGATCTTCCTCTAAACGCGCGCAACTATATTGCGCTCGCGCAGTTGACCCCAGGCGCGAATGAGGGCCCGCAAAACGGATTGCACAGCGGGACTCGCCCCGATGACCGGCGTATTACGTCTTCGGTCTCCATCAATGGGCAAACCGAGGTGATCACCGATCAGATGGTCGACGGTATGGACAACAATGAGCGAGTGATCGGCACCATCGGCATTCGTCCGTCCGTGGACGCGATCCAGGAAATCCGAGTCGAGAGCAATAGTTATACGGCGGAAGCAGGACGAACGGCCGGAGGTATCGTAAACGTCATCACCAAGGCAGGAACCGATCAATTTCACGGAACGGCCTTTGAGTTCCTCCGCAACACCGCGCTTGATGCCTACCCATTTCAGTTCGGCGCTCACCTTCCCAAGCAGTCGCTCCACCAAAACCAGTTTGGCGGCAGTCTCGGAGGCCCTATCCTTCATAACCGGACTTTCTTCTTTGGCGCCTACGAGGGCTTTCGGCTGGCCCAGGCCCAGAATCCTTCGACCGTGACCGTACCCACCGCGTTCGAGCGGGCGAACCCGGGAAATTTTTCCGACCAGGGTGGGCCGGCGGCAATCCCAAATATCGATCCAGTGGGATTACAGTATTTCAACCTTTTCCCGGCACCCACATCAAGCGCTGTCAGCAACAATTACACAACCACCTCATTCAACACGCAAAACAGCGATACTGCCGATGCACGAGTGGATCACAGGATTAGCCCAAACGATCTTTTTTATGCCCGCTATAGCTATAACCGCACCACCACGACGGTAGGTGGACTCTTTCCGGCGGTTACGGTGGGCAGTCTTACGGTTCAGCCGGGCGGCAATATTGGCGGATACTTTGGACCGGCACACGACAACGCCCAGAACGGCGCAATGGACTATGTGCATATCTTTTCTCCGGTATTGCTGTTGGAGGCCCAAACGAGTTACACCAACATCCGGTTGGCGGCGATCCAGCAGAACAACGGAACCAATGCAGCAACCGCTTTCGGGCTTCCGAATGTGAACATCGATGGCAACACAAGTGGCCTGTCGCCGGTTTCGATCAGTGGCTACGGCAGCCTTGGCGATGGGACATCGTTGCCGATCATCTATGTGAACAACATCTTCCAATATCAGGCCGCCCTGACGTATACCCACGGAAACCACAATGTCAAGTTCGGCGGCGGATTGATCCGGCGTCAGGCTTCGAGTGCGCAGAGTGGGACCGGCGAAGGGGAGTGGACGTTTACGACAAATACCGGAACCCCCCAATACAGTTCTCTGGTCAACCTGTTGCAAGGCAACTACGGAACCGTGACTCGCAATTATTCGCTCGTGGTGCCGCATTACCGCACCTGGGAGCCTCATGCGTATGTGCAGGACGACTGGCATGCTACTCCCACGCTTACCCTGAACCTCGGAATCCGTTATGACGTGTTTACTCCTTTTACGGAGGTTCACAACAATATCTCGAACTTCGACCCAGTCGCCGCAAAGATCATCGTGGCCGGTCAGGATGGCGTTTCTGCGACCGTAAACATCCCCACGGACTACTCCAACCTGGCTCCTCGCGTAGGATTCTCGAAGCGGATCGGCCAGTCGATGGTCTTGCGTGGCGGCTTCGGTTTTAGCTTCGTACCGGAGAATGTTGCATCCGGAGCCAGCCTCAAGAACCAGCCGTTTGTCTATAGCTATGGTGCCTATACGCAGTCGACAGCTCCGGCCGGATTCAGCCAGTTTCGCGATGGATTGCCGATTCCGGCCGCTGTAAGCGCGGCAAATCCGGTGGGTTCAATTCCAGCTATCGAGCAGCCGAATTTCCGATCCACCTATGTGGAGCAATTCAACCTGACCGGAGAACGTGACTTTGCGGGGAACGTCGTAAGAATCTCGTACGTCGGCATGCTTCCACGACACATGGTCGAGAAGATCCCCGACTTTAATGCGCCGGCACTCAACACCTACTACGCCAACCACACCATCAACTACAATTCGTTGCGGCCTTACTACAGCGCGCTGCCCCTTGTAACCAGCATGCCGATCATCGAGAGCAATGGCCAGGGGAGTTACAACGCTTTGCAGGTAAGCTTTGATAGGCGCCCGAAAGCGGGCCTGACGGTTGGCGCTAATTACACCTATGCTCGCAACCTCGATGATGCATTGGCGACGTCAGTCAATGGCACCGACGGGTATGGAGTCATCCCATCGCAAATCGCAATCATCGACTACGGAAACAGCGATCTAGATCAGCGGCACCGCGTGAACGCTTCAGTAAATTACCTACTGCCTTTCGGCAGAAAACTTAGCGGATTCAAAGGTGTGCTCGCCAAGGGTTGGCAGCTGAACGGCATCGGCGTGTGGGGCAAAGGGCTACCGTTCACGCCGCTCAATGTAACTAATGTCGCCGGCAACAATCCGGGCTCTTCCGGATCGGATCGCCCTGATCAGCTACGTCCGGCCAGGATCAGCAATCCCACAATCGCCCGCTTTTTCGACACAACGGCCTTTGTCGCACAGGCGCCGGGCACGCTGGGCACGGAGCGGCGGAACTCTCTCTATGGGCCGAATTTCAGGCACATCGACCTCTCCTTGTTCAAGAACTTTCCTATCTATGAGCGACTGAACGCTCAGTTCCGCGCGGAGGCGTTTAACGTGCTCAACATGGCCAACTTCGGCAATCCCAACTTGACCTTAGGTACTTCCAGTTTCGGTACTATCACTTCACTGAATAACAACTACAACCCGCGTCTGATTCAGTTCGCACTCAAGTTGAACTTCTGA